From the genome of Vulpes lagopus strain Blue_001 chromosome 2, ASM1834538v1, whole genome shotgun sequence, one region includes:
- the COQ8B gene encoding atypical kinase COQ8B, mitochondrial isoform X2 has product MLHKDGPGRGLGEEDIRRIREARVKKTSRPQLSDRSRERKVPASRISRLANFGGLAVGLGLGVLTEVAKKSLPGGRLPAESSSPPGSSPFLSEANAERIVQTLCTVRGAALKVGQMLSIQDNSFISPQLQRIFERVRQSADFMPRWQMLKVLEEELGRDWRAKVASLEEVPFAAASIGQVHQGTLRDGTEVAVKIQYPGVAQSIQSDIQNLLAVLRMSVALPEGLFAEQSLQALQQELAWECDYRREAACAQNFRQLLANDPFFRVPAVIKELCTTRVLGMELAGGVPLDQCQGLSQDIRNQICFQLLRLCLRELFEFRFMQTDPNWANFLYDASSHQVTLLDFGASREFGTEFTDHYIEVVMAAANGDRDRVLKKSRDLKFLTGFETKAFSDAHVEAVMILGEPFATQGPYDFGAGDTARRVQGLIPVLLQHRLRPPPEETYALHRKLAGAFLACARLRAHIACRDLFQDTYHHYWASRQA; this is encoded by the exons ATGCTTCATAAGGATGGGCCTGGTAGAGGCCTGGGTGAGGAGGACATTCGCAGGATACGGGAGGCCCGGGTCAAGAAGACATCCCGGCCCCAG CTGAGCGACCGCTCTCGAGAACGCAAGGTGCCCGCTTCCCGCATCAGCCGCTTGGCCAACTTTGGGG GACTGGCTGTGGGCTTGGGGCTGGGAGTGCTGACTGAGGTGGCCAAGAAGTCCCTGCCAGGAGGACGTCTACCAGCAG AGAGCAGCTCCCCGCCAGGCTCCAGCCCTTTCCTGTCAGAGGCCAATGCCGAGCGGATTGTGCAGACCTTGTGTACAGTTCGGGGGGCCGCCCTCAAAGTTGGCCAAATGCTCAGCATCCAGG ACAACAGCTTCATCAGCCCTCAGCTACAACGCATCTTTGAGCGGGTCCGCCAGAGCGCCGACTTCATGCCCCGCTGGCAGATGCTG AAAGTTCTCGAAGAGGAGCTCGGCAGGGACTGGCGGGCCAAGGTGGCCTCTTTGGAGGAGGTGCCCTTTGCTGCTGCCTCGATCGGGCAGGTGCACCAGGGCACGCTGAGGGATGGGACGGAGGTGGCTGTGAAGATCCAG TACCCAGGTGTGGCCCAGAGCATCCAGAGTGATATCCAGAACCTGCTGGCGGTGCTCAGGATGAGCGTGGCCCTGCCAGAGG GCCTGTTTGCTGAGCAGAGCCTGCAGGCCTTACAGCAGGAACTGGCTTGGGAGTGTGACTACCGTCGTGAGGCAGCTTGTGCCCAGAACTTCAG GCAGTTGTTGGCAAATGACCCCTTCTTCCGGGTGCCTGCTGTGATTAAGGAGCTGTGCACAACGCgggtgctgggcatggagctggcTGGAGGGGTCCCCCTGGACCAGTGCCAAGGCTTGAGCCAGGACATCCGGAACCAG ATCTGCTTCCAGCTCCTGAGGCTGTGTCTGCGGGAGCTGTTTGAGTTCCGATTCATGCAGACAGACCCCAACTGGGCCAACTTCCTGTATGATGCCTCCAGCCACCAG GTGACCCTGTTGGACTTTGGTGCAAGCCGGGAATTTGGTACCGAATTCACAGACCATTACATCGAG GTGGTGATGGCAGCAGCCAATGGAGACAGAGACCGGGTCCTGAAGAAATCCCGAGACCTTAAATTCCTCACAGGCTTTGAAACCAAG GCATTCTCGGATGCCCACGTGGAGGCAGTGATGATCCTGGGGGAGCCCTTTGCCACCCAGGGCCCCTATGACTTTGGGGCAGGTGACACTGCTCGCCGAGTGCAGGGCCTCATCCCCGTGCTGCTGCAGCATCGGCTGCGCCCACCACCGGAGGAGACCTATGCCCTGCACCGCAAGCTGGCAGGGGCTTTCCTGGCCTGTGCCCGCCTCCGCGCCCACATCGCCTGCCGGGACCTCTTCCAGGACACCTACCACCATTACTGGGCCAGTCGCCAGGCATAG
- the COQ8B gene encoding atypical kinase COQ8B, mitochondrial isoform X1, whose translation MWLEVGGLLRGTCGQLGRTVGLPCGALGPGPHWWGPCGGSRAQMLHKDGPGRGLGEEDIRRIREARVKKTSRPQLSDRSRERKVPASRISRLANFGGLAVGLGLGVLTEVAKKSLPGGRLPAESSSPPGSSPFLSEANAERIVQTLCTVRGAALKVGQMLSIQDNSFISPQLQRIFERVRQSADFMPRWQMLKVLEEELGRDWRAKVASLEEVPFAAASIGQVHQGTLRDGTEVAVKIQYPGVAQSIQSDIQNLLAVLRMSVALPEGLFAEQSLQALQQELAWECDYRREAACAQNFRQLLANDPFFRVPAVIKELCTTRVLGMELAGGVPLDQCQGLSQDIRNQICFQLLRLCLRELFEFRFMQTDPNWANFLYDASSHQVTLLDFGASREFGTEFTDHYIEVVMAAANGDRDRVLKKSRDLKFLTGFETKAFSDAHVEAVMILGEPFATQGPYDFGAGDTARRVQGLIPVLLQHRLRPPPEETYALHRKLAGAFLACARLRAHIACRDLFQDTYHHYWASRQA comes from the exons AtgtggctggaggtggggggcttACTGCGGGGGACCTGTGGACAGCTGGGCCGGACTGTTGGTCTGCCTtgtggggccctggggcctgggccccaCTGGTGG GGGCCATGTGGGGGTTCGCGGGCCCAAATGCTTCATAAGGATGGGCCTGGTAGAGGCCTGGGTGAGGAGGACATTCGCAGGATACGGGAGGCCCGGGTCAAGAAGACATCCCGGCCCCAG CTGAGCGACCGCTCTCGAGAACGCAAGGTGCCCGCTTCCCGCATCAGCCGCTTGGCCAACTTTGGGG GACTGGCTGTGGGCTTGGGGCTGGGAGTGCTGACTGAGGTGGCCAAGAAGTCCCTGCCAGGAGGACGTCTACCAGCAG AGAGCAGCTCCCCGCCAGGCTCCAGCCCTTTCCTGTCAGAGGCCAATGCCGAGCGGATTGTGCAGACCTTGTGTACAGTTCGGGGGGCCGCCCTCAAAGTTGGCCAAATGCTCAGCATCCAGG ACAACAGCTTCATCAGCCCTCAGCTACAACGCATCTTTGAGCGGGTCCGCCAGAGCGCCGACTTCATGCCCCGCTGGCAGATGCTG AAAGTTCTCGAAGAGGAGCTCGGCAGGGACTGGCGGGCCAAGGTGGCCTCTTTGGAGGAGGTGCCCTTTGCTGCTGCCTCGATCGGGCAGGTGCACCAGGGCACGCTGAGGGATGGGACGGAGGTGGCTGTGAAGATCCAG TACCCAGGTGTGGCCCAGAGCATCCAGAGTGATATCCAGAACCTGCTGGCGGTGCTCAGGATGAGCGTGGCCCTGCCAGAGG GCCTGTTTGCTGAGCAGAGCCTGCAGGCCTTACAGCAGGAACTGGCTTGGGAGTGTGACTACCGTCGTGAGGCAGCTTGTGCCCAGAACTTCAG GCAGTTGTTGGCAAATGACCCCTTCTTCCGGGTGCCTGCTGTGATTAAGGAGCTGTGCACAACGCgggtgctgggcatggagctggcTGGAGGGGTCCCCCTGGACCAGTGCCAAGGCTTGAGCCAGGACATCCGGAACCAG ATCTGCTTCCAGCTCCTGAGGCTGTGTCTGCGGGAGCTGTTTGAGTTCCGATTCATGCAGACAGACCCCAACTGGGCCAACTTCCTGTATGATGCCTCCAGCCACCAG GTGACCCTGTTGGACTTTGGTGCAAGCCGGGAATTTGGTACCGAATTCACAGACCATTACATCGAG GTGGTGATGGCAGCAGCCAATGGAGACAGAGACCGGGTCCTGAAGAAATCCCGAGACCTTAAATTCCTCACAGGCTTTGAAACCAAG GCATTCTCGGATGCCCACGTGGAGGCAGTGATGATCCTGGGGGAGCCCTTTGCCACCCAGGGCCCCTATGACTTTGGGGCAGGTGACACTGCTCGCCGAGTGCAGGGCCTCATCCCCGTGCTGCTGCAGCATCGGCTGCGCCCACCACCGGAGGAGACCTATGCCCTGCACCGCAAGCTGGCAGGGGCTTTCCTGGCCTGTGCCCGCCTCCGCGCCCACATCGCCTGCCGGGACCTCTTCCAGGACACCTACCACCATTACTGGGCCAGTCGCCAGGCATAG